A single region of the Nocardioides aquaticus genome encodes:
- a CDS encoding FtsK/SpoIIIE family DNA translocase gives MATRTSSPPGSRSKSTSSSTSTSASRSTGGKGSSTPRTRSTRKPPSPSSRSTSRSTPKKRPAPRAVRSGPSPVVRVAGVGARGVAATWGAVAGGVGAAARGIGHTARDLEPEHRRDGAGLVLLGLALVAAAAVWFEVPGGAMELARTLVTGSVGQVGWLVPLALVVAGWRVMRDPVRNGPAGRQVIGWSALSFGVLGIVHVAAGDPQPLAGDTSPLRQGGGAVGYVVASLLLDLLRTPFVVVPVLLLLCLFGVLVITATPVYRVPERLADLRDLLLGRAPYDEDSLDDGAPTQPIRTRRPADEVDPDAGDPPYDSPVLSDREIRKRARKAAPAEDAPYDVDADSEDTQLGMAPVPDEAPAARSPRRRPAPDPEPEQVELAAPPHADLPARVEQLALSGDVVYSLPTSEVLKPGSVHKARSKASDAVVDRLTQVLDEFAIDAQVTGYTRGPTVTRYEVELGPAVKVEKVTALSKNIAYAVASADVRILSPIPGKSAIGIEIPNLDKEIVSLGDVLRSTVARNDHHPMVAGLGKDVEGGFVVANLAKMPHLLVAGATGSGKSSFINSMITSVLMRSTPDEVRMIMVDPKRVELNAYEGVPHLITPIITSPKKAAEALAWVVREMDLRYDDLANFGFRHIDDFNKAVRAGKVELPEGSERVLSPYPYLLVIVDELADLMMVAPRDVEDAVVRITQLARAAGIHLVLATQRPSVDVVTGLIKANVPSRLAFATSSLADSRVILDQPGAEKLVGQGDGLFLPMGASKPARIQGSWVTEAEIAQVVAHCKTQLQPTYREDVTAPAAAKRDLDDDIGDDLDLVVQAIELVVSTQFGSTSMLQRKLRVGFAKAGRLMDILESRGVVGPSEGSKARDVLVKPDEVDGVIAIIQGEQ, from the coding sequence ATGGCGACCCGTACGTCTTCCCCGCCGGGGTCGCGGAGCAAGAGCACGTCCTCGTCCACGTCGACCAGCGCCAGCCGGTCCACGGGCGGCAAGGGCTCCTCGACTCCTCGTACCCGGAGCACGCGGAAGCCCCCCAGCCCCTCCTCCCGCTCGACCTCCCGCTCGACCCCGAAGAAGCGGCCCGCGCCCCGCGCGGTGCGCTCCGGGCCGAGCCCGGTGGTGCGCGTGGCCGGGGTCGGGGCCCGCGGGGTCGCGGCGACCTGGGGCGCGGTCGCCGGCGGCGTCGGCGCCGCTGCCCGCGGGATCGGGCACACCGCCCGCGACCTCGAGCCCGAGCACCGTCGCGACGGTGCCGGCCTGGTCCTGCTCGGCCTCGCGCTGGTCGCGGCCGCCGCGGTCTGGTTCGAGGTGCCCGGTGGCGCCATGGAGCTGGCCCGCACCCTGGTCACCGGCAGCGTCGGGCAGGTCGGCTGGCTGGTGCCGCTGGCGCTGGTCGTCGCGGGGTGGCGCGTCATGCGCGACCCGGTCCGCAACGGTCCCGCCGGCCGCCAGGTGATCGGCTGGTCCGCGCTGTCGTTCGGCGTGCTCGGGATCGTCCACGTCGCTGCCGGCGACCCGCAGCCGCTGGCCGGCGACACCTCGCCGCTGCGCCAGGGCGGGGGAGCGGTCGGCTACGTCGTCGCCTCGCTCCTGCTCGACCTGCTCCGCACCCCCTTCGTCGTGGTGCCGGTGCTGCTGCTGCTCTGCCTCTTCGGCGTCCTGGTCATCACCGCCACGCCCGTCTACCGGGTCCCCGAGCGGCTCGCCGACCTGCGCGACCTGCTCCTGGGCCGGGCGCCGTACGACGAGGACTCCCTCGACGACGGTGCCCCCACCCAGCCGATCCGCACCCGCCGGCCGGCCGACGAGGTCGACCCCGACGCGGGCGACCCGCCGTACGACAGCCCGGTCCTCTCCGACCGCGAGATCCGCAAGCGGGCGAGGAAGGCCGCGCCCGCCGAGGACGCGCCGTACGACGTCGACGCGGACTCCGAGGACACCCAGCTCGGGATGGCGCCCGTCCCGGACGAGGCTCCCGCCGCGCGCAGCCCGCGCCGCCGGCCCGCCCCGGACCCCGAGCCCGAGCAGGTCGAGCTGGCCGCGCCGCCGCACGCCGACCTCCCGGCCCGCGTCGAGCAGCTCGCGCTGTCGGGCGACGTCGTCTACAGCCTGCCGACCAGCGAGGTGCTCAAGCCCGGCTCGGTCCACAAGGCCCGCTCCAAGGCCAGCGACGCGGTCGTCGACCGGCTGACCCAGGTCCTCGACGAGTTCGCGATCGACGCCCAGGTCACCGGTTACACCCGGGGCCCCACGGTGACCCGCTACGAGGTCGAGCTCGGCCCCGCGGTCAAGGTCGAGAAGGTCACCGCGCTGAGCAAGAACATCGCCTACGCCGTCGCGTCGGCCGACGTGCGGATCCTGAGCCCGATCCCGGGGAAGTCCGCGATCGGCATCGAGATCCCGAACCTCGACAAGGAGATCGTCTCCCTCGGTGACGTCCTGCGCTCGACCGTCGCCCGCAACGACCACCACCCGATGGTCGCCGGGCTCGGCAAGGACGTCGAGGGCGGCTTCGTGGTCGCCAACCTGGCCAAGATGCCGCACCTGCTGGTGGCCGGCGCGACCGGCTCGGGCAAGAGCTCCTTCATCAACTCGATGATCACCTCGGTGCTGATGCGCTCCACGCCCGACGAGGTGCGGATGATCATGGTCGACCCCAAGCGGGTCGAGCTGAACGCCTACGAGGGCGTGCCGCACCTGATCACCCCGATCATCACCAGCCCCAAGAAGGCCGCCGAGGCGCTGGCCTGGGTCGTGCGCGAGATGGACCTGCGCTACGACGACCTGGCGAACTTCGGGTTCCGCCACATCGACGACTTCAACAAGGCCGTGCGGGCCGGCAAGGTCGAGCTGCCCGAGGGCAGCGAGCGGGTGCTCTCGCCGTACCCCTACCTGCTGGTCATCGTCGACGAGCTGGCCGACCTGATGATGGTCGCCCCGCGCGACGTCGAGGACGCGGTCGTGCGGATCACCCAGCTGGCCCGCGCCGCGGGCATCCACCTGGTGCTGGCCACCCAGCGCCCCTCGGTGGACGTCGTGACCGGCCTGATCAAGGCCAACGTGCCGTCGCGGCTCGCCTTCGCCACGTCCTCGCTGGCCGACAGCCGGGTCATCCTCGACCAGCCGGGCGCCGAGAAGCTGGTCGGCCAGGGTGACGGGCTGTTCCTGCCGATGGGCGCCTCCAAGCCCGCGCGCATCCAGGGCTCCTGGGTGACCGAGGCCGAGATCGCCCAGGTCGTGGCCCACTGCAAGACCCAGCTGCAGCCGACCTACCGCGAGGACGTCACCGCCCCCGCGGCCGCCAAGCGTGACCTCGACGACGACATCGGTGACGACCTGGACCTCGTGGTCCAGGCCATCGAGCTCGTCGTCTCCACGCAGTTCGGCTCGACCTCGATGCTCCAGCGCAAGCTGCGCGTGGGTTTCGCCAAGGCCGGGCGCCTGATGGACATCCTCGAGAGTCGCGGGGTGGTGGGTCCCAGCGAGGGGTCCAAGGCCCGCGACGTCTTGGTCAAGCCCGACGAGGTCGACGGCGTCATCGCCATCATCCAGGGGGAACAGTGA